A window of Gambusia affinis linkage group LG03, SWU_Gaff_1.0, whole genome shotgun sequence contains these coding sequences:
- the LOC122828588 gene encoding chromaffin granule amine transporter isoform X7, translated as MLAQVCVCVCVCVCVCAGMVWLLQSRGSPRLVLVVVCVALLLDNMLLTVVVPIIPTFLYAMEHPEPQTVLDATSSRISSSRTAVPGPEAQQNPRPPPLVSLFNNVTFDLQESRAGVAAELLLANQTSNTSDSSCLQDSVFLEEENVRVGLLFASKALVQLLVNPFVGPLTNRIGYHIPMFAGFIIMFVSTIMFAFSGTYVLLFLARSLQGIGSSFSSVAGLGMLASVYTDDEERGVAMGVALGGLAMGVLIGAPFGSVMYDFVGKSAPFLILAFLAMFDGALQLCILQPSKICPGSVEGTPLLTLLKDPYILISAGSLCFANMGVAILEPTLPIWMMQTMCSPKWQLGIAFLPASVSYLIGTNLFGLLANKMGRWLCSMVGMFVVGVSLLCVPFATSIYGLIGPNGGLGFAIGMVDSSMMAIMAYLVDIRHASVYGSVYAIADVALCMGFAIGPSTGGALVQAVGFPCLMVFIGVINILYAPLCFLLRNPAVREEKMAIIDQECVMHRKSYNTTRDSREFPLSDWSEEEDEEETEE; from the exons atGTTGGctcaagtgtgtgtgtgtgtgtgtgtgtgtgtgtgtgtgtgtgcaggcatGGTGTGGCTGCTCCAGAGTCGCGGCTCTCCCAGGTTGGTGCTGGTGGTGGTCTGCGTTGCTCTGCTGCTCGACAACATGCTACTGACTGTCGTCG TTCCCATCATCCCGACCTTCCTGTACGCCATGGAGCATCCGGAACCACAAACCGTCCTGGACGCCACATCCTCCCGGAtctccagcagcagaaccgCTGTCCCGGGTCCAGAGGCGCAGCAGAACCCCCGGCCGCCCCCCCTGGTGTCTTTATTTAAcaatgtgacctttgacctgcaggagAGCCGAGCTGGGGtggctgcagagctgctgctggccaacCAGACCTCCAACACGTCG GACTCCTCCTGTCTTCAGGACAGTGTTTTCCTGGAGGAGGAAAATGTCCGGGTTGGTTTGTTGTTTGCCTCTAAAGCTTTGGTCCAGCTGCTGGTCAACCCGTTTGTTGGTCCGCTCACCAACAG GATCGGTTACCACATCCCGATGTTCGCAGGATTCATCATCATGTTTGTTTCCACCATTA TGTTTGCTTTCTCAGGGACGTACGTGCTGCTGTTCTTGGCCCGCTCGCTGCAGGGAATCGGCTCGTCCTTCTCGTCTGTGGCCG GTCTGGGGATGTTGGCCAGCGTCTACACCGACGATGAGGAGCGAGGCGTGGCGATGGGCGTCGCCCTGGGAGGGCTCGCCATGGGAGTCCTAA TCGGAGCGCCGTTTGGCAGCGTGATGTATGACTTTGTGGGGAAGAGCGCCCCCTTCCTGATCCTGGCCTTCCTGGCTATGTTTGATGGAG CGTTGCAGCTGTGCATCCTGCAACCCTCTAAGATCTGCCCTGGG AGCGTGGAGGGAACGCCTCTACTGACACTCCTGAAAGACCCGTACATCCTGATCAGCGCAG GGTCTCTGTGCTTCGCCAACATGGGCGTTGCCATCCTGGAGCCCACGCTGCCCATCTGGATGATGCAGACCATGTGTTCCCCCAAGTGGCAGCTCG GAATTGCCTTCCTCCCGGCCAGCGTCTCCTACCTGATCGGGACCAACCTGTTCGGACTTCTGGCCAACAAGATGGGACG gtggCTCTGCTCCATGGTGGGAATGTTCGTCGTGGGAGTCAGCCTGCTGTGT GTTCCCTTCGCCACCAGTATCTACGGTCTGATTGGTCCAAACGGTGGCCTGGGCTTCGCTATCG GGATGGTGGACTCCTCCATGATGGCCATCATGGCGTACCTGGTGGACATCCGCCACGCCTCGGTGTACGGCAGCGTGTACGCCATCGCCGACGTGGCGCTTTGCATGGGGTTTGCCATCG GCCCGTCCACCGGGGGCGCTCTGGTCCAGGCGGTGGGCTTCCCTTGTCTCATGGTGTTCATCGGGGTGATCAACATCCTGTACGCGCcgctctgcttcctgctgcGAAACCCAGCTGTTCGTGAAGAGAAGATG GCGATCATCGACCAGGAGTGTGTGATGCACAGGAAAAGCTACAACACGACCAGAGACAGCCGCGAGTTTCCTCTCAGCGACTGGAgcgaagaagaagatgaagaggaaacGGAGGAGTGA
- the LOC122828588 gene encoding chromaffin granule amine transporter isoform X4 encodes MLAQVCVCVCVCVCVCAGMVWLLQSRGSPRLVLVVVCVALLLDNMLLTVVVPIIPTFLYAMEHPEPQTVLDATSSRISSSRTAVPGPEAQQNPRPPPLVSLFNNVTFDLQESRAGVAAELLLANQTSNTSDSSCLQDSVFLEEENVRVGLLFASKALVQLLVNPFVGPLTNRIGYHIPMFAGFIIMFVSTIMFAFSGTYVLLFLARSLQGIGSSFSSVAGQNQQTRTECLGMLASVYTDDEERGVAMGVALGGLAMGVLIGAPFGSVMYDFVGKSAPFLILAFLAMFDGALQLCILQPSKICPGSVEGTPLLTLLKDPYILISAGSLCFANMGVAILEPTLPIWMMQTMCSPKWQLGIAFLPASVSYLIGTNLFGLLANKMGRWLCSMVGMFVVGVSLLCVPFATSIYGLIGPNGGLGFAIGMVDSSMMAIMAYLVDIRHASVYGSVYAIADVALCMGFAIGNGTRRTTWWNDRLPAELTVIPSAVPGPSTGGALVQAVGFPCLMVFIGVINILYAPLCFLLRNPAVREEKMAIIDQECVMHRKSYNTTRDSREFPLSDWSEEEDEEETEE; translated from the exons atGTTGGctcaagtgtgtgtgtgtgtgtgtgtgtgtgtgtgtgtgtgtgcaggcatGGTGTGGCTGCTCCAGAGTCGCGGCTCTCCCAGGTTGGTGCTGGTGGTGGTCTGCGTTGCTCTGCTGCTCGACAACATGCTACTGACTGTCGTCG TTCCCATCATCCCGACCTTCCTGTACGCCATGGAGCATCCGGAACCACAAACCGTCCTGGACGCCACATCCTCCCGGAtctccagcagcagaaccgCTGTCCCGGGTCCAGAGGCGCAGCAGAACCCCCGGCCGCCCCCCCTGGTGTCTTTATTTAAcaatgtgacctttgacctgcaggagAGCCGAGCTGGGGtggctgcagagctgctgctggccaacCAGACCTCCAACACGTCG GACTCCTCCTGTCTTCAGGACAGTGTTTTCCTGGAGGAGGAAAATGTCCGGGTTGGTTTGTTGTTTGCCTCTAAAGCTTTGGTCCAGCTGCTGGTCAACCCGTTTGTTGGTCCGCTCACCAACAG GATCGGTTACCACATCCCGATGTTCGCAGGATTCATCATCATGTTTGTTTCCACCATTA TGTTTGCTTTCTCAGGGACGTACGTGCTGCTGTTCTTGGCCCGCTCGCTGCAGGGAATCGGCTCGTCCTTCTCGTCTGTGGCCGGTCAGAACCAACAAACACGGACAGAAT GTCTGGGGATGTTGGCCAGCGTCTACACCGACGATGAGGAGCGAGGCGTGGCGATGGGCGTCGCCCTGGGAGGGCTCGCCATGGGAGTCCTAA TCGGAGCGCCGTTTGGCAGCGTGATGTATGACTTTGTGGGGAAGAGCGCCCCCTTCCTGATCCTGGCCTTCCTGGCTATGTTTGATGGAG CGTTGCAGCTGTGCATCCTGCAACCCTCTAAGATCTGCCCTGGG AGCGTGGAGGGAACGCCTCTACTGACACTCCTGAAAGACCCGTACATCCTGATCAGCGCAG GGTCTCTGTGCTTCGCCAACATGGGCGTTGCCATCCTGGAGCCCACGCTGCCCATCTGGATGATGCAGACCATGTGTTCCCCCAAGTGGCAGCTCG GAATTGCCTTCCTCCCGGCCAGCGTCTCCTACCTGATCGGGACCAACCTGTTCGGACTTCTGGCCAACAAGATGGGACG gtggCTCTGCTCCATGGTGGGAATGTTCGTCGTGGGAGTCAGCCTGCTGTGT GTTCCCTTCGCCACCAGTATCTACGGTCTGATTGGTCCAAACGGTGGCCTGGGCTTCGCTATCG GGATGGTGGACTCCTCCATGATGGCCATCATGGCGTACCTGGTGGACATCCGCCACGCCTCGGTGTACGGCAGCGTGTACGCCATCGCCGACGTGGCGCTTTGCATGGGGTTTGCCATCGGTAACGGCACCAGGAGGACAACATGGTGGAACGACAGACTTCCTGCAGAACTCACCGTCATTCCCTCTGCTGTTCCAGGCCCGTCCACCGGGGGCGCTCTGGTCCAGGCGGTGGGCTTCCCTTGTCTCATGGTGTTCATCGGGGTGATCAACATCCTGTACGCGCcgctctgcttcctgctgcGAAACCCAGCTGTTCGTGAAGAGAAGATG GCGATCATCGACCAGGAGTGTGTGATGCACAGGAAAAGCTACAACACGACCAGAGACAGCCGCGAGTTTCCTCTCAGCGACTGGAgcgaagaagaagatgaagaggaaacGGAGGAGTGA
- the LOC122828588 gene encoding chromaffin granule amine transporter isoform X6 translates to MLAQVCVCVCVCVCVCAGMVWLLQSRGSPRLVLVVVCVALLLDNMLLTVVVPIIPTFLYAMEHPEPQTVLDATSSRISSSRTAVPGPEAQQNPRPPPLVSLFNNVTFDLQESRAGVAAELLLANQTSNTSDSSCLQDSVFLEEENVRVGLLFASKALVQLLVNPFVGPLTNRIGYHIPMFAGFIIMFVSTIMFAFSGTYVLLFLARSLQGIGSSFSSVAGLGMLASVYTDDEERGVAMGVALGGLAMGVLIGAPFGSVMYDFVGKSAPFLILAFLAMFDGALQLCILQPSKICPGSVEGTPLLTLLKDPYILISAGSLCFANMGVAILEPTLPIWMMQTMCSPKWQLGIAFLPASVSYLIGTNLFGLLANKMGRWLCSMVGMFVVGVSLLCVPFATSIYGLIGPNGGLGFAIGMVDSSMMAIMAYLVDIRHASVYGSVYAIADVALCMGFAIGNGTRRTTWWNDRLPAELTVIPSAVPGPSTGGALVQAVGFPCLMVFIGVINILYAPLCFLLRNPAVREEKMAIIDQECVMHRKSYNTTRDSREFPLSDWSEEEDEEETEE, encoded by the exons atGTTGGctcaagtgtgtgtgtgtgtgtgtgtgtgtgtgtgtgtgtgtgcaggcatGGTGTGGCTGCTCCAGAGTCGCGGCTCTCCCAGGTTGGTGCTGGTGGTGGTCTGCGTTGCTCTGCTGCTCGACAACATGCTACTGACTGTCGTCG TTCCCATCATCCCGACCTTCCTGTACGCCATGGAGCATCCGGAACCACAAACCGTCCTGGACGCCACATCCTCCCGGAtctccagcagcagaaccgCTGTCCCGGGTCCAGAGGCGCAGCAGAACCCCCGGCCGCCCCCCCTGGTGTCTTTATTTAAcaatgtgacctttgacctgcaggagAGCCGAGCTGGGGtggctgcagagctgctgctggccaacCAGACCTCCAACACGTCG GACTCCTCCTGTCTTCAGGACAGTGTTTTCCTGGAGGAGGAAAATGTCCGGGTTGGTTTGTTGTTTGCCTCTAAAGCTTTGGTCCAGCTGCTGGTCAACCCGTTTGTTGGTCCGCTCACCAACAG GATCGGTTACCACATCCCGATGTTCGCAGGATTCATCATCATGTTTGTTTCCACCATTA TGTTTGCTTTCTCAGGGACGTACGTGCTGCTGTTCTTGGCCCGCTCGCTGCAGGGAATCGGCTCGTCCTTCTCGTCTGTGGCCG GTCTGGGGATGTTGGCCAGCGTCTACACCGACGATGAGGAGCGAGGCGTGGCGATGGGCGTCGCCCTGGGAGGGCTCGCCATGGGAGTCCTAA TCGGAGCGCCGTTTGGCAGCGTGATGTATGACTTTGTGGGGAAGAGCGCCCCCTTCCTGATCCTGGCCTTCCTGGCTATGTTTGATGGAG CGTTGCAGCTGTGCATCCTGCAACCCTCTAAGATCTGCCCTGGG AGCGTGGAGGGAACGCCTCTACTGACACTCCTGAAAGACCCGTACATCCTGATCAGCGCAG GGTCTCTGTGCTTCGCCAACATGGGCGTTGCCATCCTGGAGCCCACGCTGCCCATCTGGATGATGCAGACCATGTGTTCCCCCAAGTGGCAGCTCG GAATTGCCTTCCTCCCGGCCAGCGTCTCCTACCTGATCGGGACCAACCTGTTCGGACTTCTGGCCAACAAGATGGGACG gtggCTCTGCTCCATGGTGGGAATGTTCGTCGTGGGAGTCAGCCTGCTGTGT GTTCCCTTCGCCACCAGTATCTACGGTCTGATTGGTCCAAACGGTGGCCTGGGCTTCGCTATCG GGATGGTGGACTCCTCCATGATGGCCATCATGGCGTACCTGGTGGACATCCGCCACGCCTCGGTGTACGGCAGCGTGTACGCCATCGCCGACGTGGCGCTTTGCATGGGGTTTGCCATCGGTAACGGCACCAGGAGGACAACATGGTGGAACGACAGACTTCCTGCAGAACTCACCGTCATTCCCTCTGCTGTTCCAGGCCCGTCCACCGGGGGCGCTCTGGTCCAGGCGGTGGGCTTCCCTTGTCTCATGGTGTTCATCGGGGTGATCAACATCCTGTACGCGCcgctctgcttcctgctgcGAAACCCAGCTGTTCGTGAAGAGAAGATG GCGATCATCGACCAGGAGTGTGTGATGCACAGGAAAAGCTACAACACGACCAGAGACAGCCGCGAGTTTCCTCTCAGCGACTGGAgcgaagaagaagatgaagaggaaacGGAGGAGTGA
- the LOC122828588 gene encoding chromaffin granule amine transporter isoform X1, which yields MLAQVCVCVCVCVCVCAGMVWLLQSRGSPRLVLVVVCVALLLDNMLLTVVVPIIPTFLYAMEHPEPQTVLDATSSRISSSRTAVPGPEAQQNPRPPPLVSLFNNVTFDLQESRAGVAAELLLANQTSNTSDSSCLQDSVFLEEENVRVGLLFASKALVQLLVNPFVGPLTNRIGYHIPMFAGFIIMFVSTIMFAFSGTYVLLFLARSLQGIGSSFSSVAGQNQQTRTECLGMLASVYTDDEERGVAMGVALGGLAMGVLIGAPFGSVMYDFVGKSAPFLILAFLAMFDGGKKWQKEVEPPAGGRGGDQVFLCVAALQLCILQPSKICPGSVEGTPLLTLLKDPYILISAGSLCFANMGVAILEPTLPIWMMQTMCSPKWQLGIAFLPASVSYLIGTNLFGLLANKMGRWLCSMVGMFVVGVSLLCVPFATSIYGLIGPNGGLGFAIGMVDSSMMAIMAYLVDIRHASVYGSVYAIADVALCMGFAIGNGTRRTTWWNDRLPAELTVIPSAVPGPSTGGALVQAVGFPCLMVFIGVINILYAPLCFLLRNPAVREEKMAIIDQECVMHRKSYNTTRDSREFPLSDWSEEEDEEETEE from the exons atGTTGGctcaagtgtgtgtgtgtgtgtgtgtgtgtgtgtgtgtgtgtgcaggcatGGTGTGGCTGCTCCAGAGTCGCGGCTCTCCCAGGTTGGTGCTGGTGGTGGTCTGCGTTGCTCTGCTGCTCGACAACATGCTACTGACTGTCGTCG TTCCCATCATCCCGACCTTCCTGTACGCCATGGAGCATCCGGAACCACAAACCGTCCTGGACGCCACATCCTCCCGGAtctccagcagcagaaccgCTGTCCCGGGTCCAGAGGCGCAGCAGAACCCCCGGCCGCCCCCCCTGGTGTCTTTATTTAAcaatgtgacctttgacctgcaggagAGCCGAGCTGGGGtggctgcagagctgctgctggccaacCAGACCTCCAACACGTCG GACTCCTCCTGTCTTCAGGACAGTGTTTTCCTGGAGGAGGAAAATGTCCGGGTTGGTTTGTTGTTTGCCTCTAAAGCTTTGGTCCAGCTGCTGGTCAACCCGTTTGTTGGTCCGCTCACCAACAG GATCGGTTACCACATCCCGATGTTCGCAGGATTCATCATCATGTTTGTTTCCACCATTA TGTTTGCTTTCTCAGGGACGTACGTGCTGCTGTTCTTGGCCCGCTCGCTGCAGGGAATCGGCTCGTCCTTCTCGTCTGTGGCCGGTCAGAACCAACAAACACGGACAGAAT GTCTGGGGATGTTGGCCAGCGTCTACACCGACGATGAGGAGCGAGGCGTGGCGATGGGCGTCGCCCTGGGAGGGCTCGCCATGGGAGTCCTAA TCGGAGCGCCGTTTGGCAGCGTGATGTATGACTTTGTGGGGAAGAGCGCCCCCTTCCTGATCCTGGCCTTCCTGGCTATGTTTGATGGAGGTAAGAAGTGGCAGAAGGAAGTGGAGCCCCCTGCTGGTGGGAGAGGTGGTGATcaggtgtttctgtgtgttgcaGCGTTGCAGCTGTGCATCCTGCAACCCTCTAAGATCTGCCCTGGG AGCGTGGAGGGAACGCCTCTACTGACACTCCTGAAAGACCCGTACATCCTGATCAGCGCAG GGTCTCTGTGCTTCGCCAACATGGGCGTTGCCATCCTGGAGCCCACGCTGCCCATCTGGATGATGCAGACCATGTGTTCCCCCAAGTGGCAGCTCG GAATTGCCTTCCTCCCGGCCAGCGTCTCCTACCTGATCGGGACCAACCTGTTCGGACTTCTGGCCAACAAGATGGGACG gtggCTCTGCTCCATGGTGGGAATGTTCGTCGTGGGAGTCAGCCTGCTGTGT GTTCCCTTCGCCACCAGTATCTACGGTCTGATTGGTCCAAACGGTGGCCTGGGCTTCGCTATCG GGATGGTGGACTCCTCCATGATGGCCATCATGGCGTACCTGGTGGACATCCGCCACGCCTCGGTGTACGGCAGCGTGTACGCCATCGCCGACGTGGCGCTTTGCATGGGGTTTGCCATCGGTAACGGCACCAGGAGGACAACATGGTGGAACGACAGACTTCCTGCAGAACTCACCGTCATTCCCTCTGCTGTTCCAGGCCCGTCCACCGGGGGCGCTCTGGTCCAGGCGGTGGGCTTCCCTTGTCTCATGGTGTTCATCGGGGTGATCAACATCCTGTACGCGCcgctctgcttcctgctgcGAAACCCAGCTGTTCGTGAAGAGAAGATG GCGATCATCGACCAGGAGTGTGTGATGCACAGGAAAAGCTACAACACGACCAGAGACAGCCGCGAGTTTCCTCTCAGCGACTGGAgcgaagaagaagatgaagaggaaacGGAGGAGTGA
- the LOC122828588 gene encoding chromaffin granule amine transporter isoform X2: MLAQVCVCVCVCVCVCAGMVWLLQSRGSPRLVLVVVCVALLLDNMLLTVVVPIIPTFLYAMEHPEPQTVLDATSSRISSSRTAVPGPEAQQNPRPPPLVSLFNNVTFDLQESRAGVAAELLLANQTSNTSDSSCLQDSVFLEEENVRVGLLFASKALVQLLVNPFVGPLTNRIGYHIPMFAGFIIMFVSTIMFAFSGTYVLLFLARSLQGIGSSFSSVAGLGMLASVYTDDEERGVAMGVALGGLAMGVLIGAPFGSVMYDFVGKSAPFLILAFLAMFDGGKKWQKEVEPPAGGRGGDQVFLCVAALQLCILQPSKICPGSVEGTPLLTLLKDPYILISAGSLCFANMGVAILEPTLPIWMMQTMCSPKWQLGIAFLPASVSYLIGTNLFGLLANKMGRWLCSMVGMFVVGVSLLCVPFATSIYGLIGPNGGLGFAIGMVDSSMMAIMAYLVDIRHASVYGSVYAIADVALCMGFAIGNGTRRTTWWNDRLPAELTVIPSAVPGPSTGGALVQAVGFPCLMVFIGVINILYAPLCFLLRNPAVREEKMAIIDQECVMHRKSYNTTRDSREFPLSDWSEEEDEEETEE, from the exons atGTTGGctcaagtgtgtgtgtgtgtgtgtgtgtgtgtgtgtgtgtgtgcaggcatGGTGTGGCTGCTCCAGAGTCGCGGCTCTCCCAGGTTGGTGCTGGTGGTGGTCTGCGTTGCTCTGCTGCTCGACAACATGCTACTGACTGTCGTCG TTCCCATCATCCCGACCTTCCTGTACGCCATGGAGCATCCGGAACCACAAACCGTCCTGGACGCCACATCCTCCCGGAtctccagcagcagaaccgCTGTCCCGGGTCCAGAGGCGCAGCAGAACCCCCGGCCGCCCCCCCTGGTGTCTTTATTTAAcaatgtgacctttgacctgcaggagAGCCGAGCTGGGGtggctgcagagctgctgctggccaacCAGACCTCCAACACGTCG GACTCCTCCTGTCTTCAGGACAGTGTTTTCCTGGAGGAGGAAAATGTCCGGGTTGGTTTGTTGTTTGCCTCTAAAGCTTTGGTCCAGCTGCTGGTCAACCCGTTTGTTGGTCCGCTCACCAACAG GATCGGTTACCACATCCCGATGTTCGCAGGATTCATCATCATGTTTGTTTCCACCATTA TGTTTGCTTTCTCAGGGACGTACGTGCTGCTGTTCTTGGCCCGCTCGCTGCAGGGAATCGGCTCGTCCTTCTCGTCTGTGGCCG GTCTGGGGATGTTGGCCAGCGTCTACACCGACGATGAGGAGCGAGGCGTGGCGATGGGCGTCGCCCTGGGAGGGCTCGCCATGGGAGTCCTAA TCGGAGCGCCGTTTGGCAGCGTGATGTATGACTTTGTGGGGAAGAGCGCCCCCTTCCTGATCCTGGCCTTCCTGGCTATGTTTGATGGAGGTAAGAAGTGGCAGAAGGAAGTGGAGCCCCCTGCTGGTGGGAGAGGTGGTGATcaggtgtttctgtgtgttgcaGCGTTGCAGCTGTGCATCCTGCAACCCTCTAAGATCTGCCCTGGG AGCGTGGAGGGAACGCCTCTACTGACACTCCTGAAAGACCCGTACATCCTGATCAGCGCAG GGTCTCTGTGCTTCGCCAACATGGGCGTTGCCATCCTGGAGCCCACGCTGCCCATCTGGATGATGCAGACCATGTGTTCCCCCAAGTGGCAGCTCG GAATTGCCTTCCTCCCGGCCAGCGTCTCCTACCTGATCGGGACCAACCTGTTCGGACTTCTGGCCAACAAGATGGGACG gtggCTCTGCTCCATGGTGGGAATGTTCGTCGTGGGAGTCAGCCTGCTGTGT GTTCCCTTCGCCACCAGTATCTACGGTCTGATTGGTCCAAACGGTGGCCTGGGCTTCGCTATCG GGATGGTGGACTCCTCCATGATGGCCATCATGGCGTACCTGGTGGACATCCGCCACGCCTCGGTGTACGGCAGCGTGTACGCCATCGCCGACGTGGCGCTTTGCATGGGGTTTGCCATCGGTAACGGCACCAGGAGGACAACATGGTGGAACGACAGACTTCCTGCAGAACTCACCGTCATTCCCTCTGCTGTTCCAGGCCCGTCCACCGGGGGCGCTCTGGTCCAGGCGGTGGGCTTCCCTTGTCTCATGGTGTTCATCGGGGTGATCAACATCCTGTACGCGCcgctctgcttcctgctgcGAAACCCAGCTGTTCGTGAAGAGAAGATG GCGATCATCGACCAGGAGTGTGTGATGCACAGGAAAAGCTACAACACGACCAGAGACAGCCGCGAGTTTCCTCTCAGCGACTGGAgcgaagaagaagatgaagaggaaacGGAGGAGTGA
- the LOC122828588 gene encoding chromaffin granule amine transporter isoform X5: MLAQVCVCVCVCVCVCAGMVWLLQSRGSPRLVLVVVCVALLLDNMLLTVVVPIIPTFLYAMEHPEPQTVLDATSSRISSSRTAVPGPEAQQNPRPPPLVSLFNNVTFDLQESRAGVAAELLLANQTSNTSDSSCLQDSVFLEEENVRVGLLFASKALVQLLVNPFVGPLTNRIGYHIPMFAGFIIMFVSTIMFAFSGTYVLLFLARSLQGIGSSFSSVAGQNQQTRTECLGMLASVYTDDEERGVAMGVALGGLAMGVLIGAPFGSVMYDFVGKSAPFLILAFLAMFDGGKKWQKEVEPPAGGRGGDQVFLCVAALQLCILQPSKICPGSVEGTPLLTLLKDPYILISAGSLCFANMGVAILEPTLPIWMMQTMCSPKWQLGIAFLPASVSYLIGTNLFGLLANKMGRWLCSMVGMFVVGVSLLCVPFATSIYGLIGPNGGLGFAIGMVDSSMMAIMAYLVDIRHASVYGSVYAIADVALCMGFAIGPSTGGALVQAVGFPCLMVFIGVINILYAPLCFLLRNPAVREEKMAIIDQECVMHRKSYNTTRDSREFPLSDWSEEEDEEETEE, from the exons atGTTGGctcaagtgtgtgtgtgtgtgtgtgtgtgtgtgtgtgtgtgtgcaggcatGGTGTGGCTGCTCCAGAGTCGCGGCTCTCCCAGGTTGGTGCTGGTGGTGGTCTGCGTTGCTCTGCTGCTCGACAACATGCTACTGACTGTCGTCG TTCCCATCATCCCGACCTTCCTGTACGCCATGGAGCATCCGGAACCACAAACCGTCCTGGACGCCACATCCTCCCGGAtctccagcagcagaaccgCTGTCCCGGGTCCAGAGGCGCAGCAGAACCCCCGGCCGCCCCCCCTGGTGTCTTTATTTAAcaatgtgacctttgacctgcaggagAGCCGAGCTGGGGtggctgcagagctgctgctggccaacCAGACCTCCAACACGTCG GACTCCTCCTGTCTTCAGGACAGTGTTTTCCTGGAGGAGGAAAATGTCCGGGTTGGTTTGTTGTTTGCCTCTAAAGCTTTGGTCCAGCTGCTGGTCAACCCGTTTGTTGGTCCGCTCACCAACAG GATCGGTTACCACATCCCGATGTTCGCAGGATTCATCATCATGTTTGTTTCCACCATTA TGTTTGCTTTCTCAGGGACGTACGTGCTGCTGTTCTTGGCCCGCTCGCTGCAGGGAATCGGCTCGTCCTTCTCGTCTGTGGCCGGTCAGAACCAACAAACACGGACAGAAT GTCTGGGGATGTTGGCCAGCGTCTACACCGACGATGAGGAGCGAGGCGTGGCGATGGGCGTCGCCCTGGGAGGGCTCGCCATGGGAGTCCTAA TCGGAGCGCCGTTTGGCAGCGTGATGTATGACTTTGTGGGGAAGAGCGCCCCCTTCCTGATCCTGGCCTTCCTGGCTATGTTTGATGGAGGTAAGAAGTGGCAGAAGGAAGTGGAGCCCCCTGCTGGTGGGAGAGGTGGTGATcaggtgtttctgtgtgttgcaGCGTTGCAGCTGTGCATCCTGCAACCCTCTAAGATCTGCCCTGGG AGCGTGGAGGGAACGCCTCTACTGACACTCCTGAAAGACCCGTACATCCTGATCAGCGCAG GGTCTCTGTGCTTCGCCAACATGGGCGTTGCCATCCTGGAGCCCACGCTGCCCATCTGGATGATGCAGACCATGTGTTCCCCCAAGTGGCAGCTCG GAATTGCCTTCCTCCCGGCCAGCGTCTCCTACCTGATCGGGACCAACCTGTTCGGACTTCTGGCCAACAAGATGGGACG gtggCTCTGCTCCATGGTGGGAATGTTCGTCGTGGGAGTCAGCCTGCTGTGT GTTCCCTTCGCCACCAGTATCTACGGTCTGATTGGTCCAAACGGTGGCCTGGGCTTCGCTATCG GGATGGTGGACTCCTCCATGATGGCCATCATGGCGTACCTGGTGGACATCCGCCACGCCTCGGTGTACGGCAGCGTGTACGCCATCGCCGACGTGGCGCTTTGCATGGGGTTTGCCATCG GCCCGTCCACCGGGGGCGCTCTGGTCCAGGCGGTGGGCTTCCCTTGTCTCATGGTGTTCATCGGGGTGATCAACATCCTGTACGCGCcgctctgcttcctgctgcGAAACCCAGCTGTTCGTGAAGAGAAGATG GCGATCATCGACCAGGAGTGTGTGATGCACAGGAAAAGCTACAACACGACCAGAGACAGCCGCGAGTTTCCTCTCAGCGACTGGAgcgaagaagaagatgaagaggaaacGGAGGAGTGA